A single region of the Coraliomargarita parva genome encodes:
- a CDS encoding DEAD/DEAH box helicase, with protein MPESAFSLLSDGVQRAIFRQGWTQLHSIQVRSINVLRRTDSDLIIAAPTAGGKTEAAFLPILSDLSEAPEKLVIYVSPLKALINDQWARLETLCADLDIPVRRWHGDVTATEKKAFRKEPGGILLITPESLESNFINYGRDLSRIYKHTAFVVIDELHVFVDDVRGMHLRSLISRLCAVAECNPRMVGLSATLGDATLARDFMRPDDSERVVLISEGGGRDIRIGLRAQTERPRWSERRGEGRLFDPDTTASIICAVPYESWQSLAPLAKLGKSLSQPPGDSPQLSRDALDCIADDLSAHFQVGTNLVFGNSRRTLEELADILHEQARKHKWRHDPFCLHHGSLAKCVREDVEMRLKGPVPATALCTSTLELGIDIGSVRTVGQIDPPWSVSALIQRLGRSGRRNGEPARMRLYTRDETPHTDSSLANLMFPELLRSIAVVQLMLSKWIEAPTSCRLHVSTMVHQVMSILRQTGGIHAAHLYQILCVDGPFRAIDQPLFRDILHGLGENDIIEQIPTGELILALVGEEIASSHDFYAAFISNEIFTVRWQDEIIGEIPADNVLPAGQCFILGGRRWVVEDIGEREKTVWVKPTNKRVPPLFVGEAGDIDGKVFSKMRELLLSEEYPSFLDHNARVLLGAARYVGQNSGAATTGLVVGATFISWFPWVGSKTFRTLRLMLSYMKIKHEFDSLSLTFMNIDLAEFRRILAALKAFRFDPVELASAMPVKTFDKYDALLPEELLDQVNAVDRVDVADAMEVVNNWLRI; from the coding sequence ATGCCGGAAAGTGCCTTTAGCTTGCTTAGTGATGGTGTGCAGCGCGCTATCTTTCGGCAAGGCTGGACGCAATTGCACTCGATCCAGGTAAGATCGATAAATGTTCTTCGAAGGACCGATTCAGATCTGATAATTGCTGCTCCCACTGCTGGAGGGAAGACCGAGGCTGCATTCCTTCCAATACTATCTGATCTCTCTGAAGCACCTGAGAAGCTCGTGATATACGTAAGCCCACTCAAGGCGTTGATTAACGACCAATGGGCTCGTTTGGAGACTCTATGTGCCGACTTGGATATACCTGTTCGTCGATGGCATGGCGACGTCACTGCTACTGAGAAGAAGGCATTTCGAAAGGAGCCGGGCGGTATACTGTTAATCACGCCTGAATCGCTAGAGTCGAATTTTATCAATTATGGACGGGATCTATCGAGAATTTACAAGCACACTGCATTTGTAGTCATTGATGAACTTCATGTCTTTGTTGACGATGTTCGGGGGATGCATCTGCGCAGTTTGATTTCAAGATTATGCGCTGTTGCAGAATGCAATCCACGAATGGTCGGTTTGTCTGCGACATTGGGGGATGCCACACTTGCCCGGGATTTCATGAGGCCGGATGATTCGGAAAGGGTCGTTCTAATTTCGGAGGGAGGCGGTCGAGATATTCGTATCGGGTTGCGTGCTCAAACCGAGCGACCAAGGTGGAGTGAGAGAAGGGGTGAGGGCCGGCTTTTTGATCCTGATACGACCGCAAGTATCATCTGTGCCGTTCCGTATGAGTCTTGGCAGTCTCTGGCTCCACTGGCAAAGCTTGGGAAATCGCTGAGTCAGCCTCCTGGTGATTCACCCCAACTCTCAAGGGATGCTTTAGATTGCATTGCGGATGATTTATCTGCCCATTTTCAAGTCGGGACGAATCTCGTGTTTGGAAATAGCCGGAGGACTTTGGAGGAACTGGCTGATATTCTGCACGAGCAGGCTCGAAAGCATAAATGGCGTCATGATCCGTTTTGCTTGCACCACGGTTCGCTTGCGAAATGCGTACGTGAGGATGTTGAGATGAGACTGAAAGGTCCTGTCCCTGCTACTGCGCTATGCACAAGCACCTTAGAACTCGGGATAGATATCGGCAGTGTACGAACTGTAGGTCAAATTGATCCGCCATGGAGCGTTTCAGCTTTAATACAGCGTCTTGGTCGATCCGGACGTCGAAATGGCGAGCCAGCTCGTATGAGGCTCTATACTCGTGATGAAACACCTCACACAGATTCATCACTGGCTAATTTAATGTTCCCGGAGCTGCTTCGATCCATAGCAGTTGTGCAACTCATGTTGTCGAAATGGATCGAGGCACCTACCTCATGCCGACTCCATGTAAGTACCATGGTTCATCAAGTGATGAGCATATTGCGGCAGACGGGAGGTATTCATGCCGCTCATCTATACCAAATACTATGTGTCGACGGGCCATTTAGGGCGATTGATCAACCTTTGTTTCGTGATATCTTACATGGATTGGGGGAGAATGACATTATAGAACAAATACCCACAGGAGAATTGATCTTAGCATTAGTGGGGGAGGAAATCGCCAGTTCACACGACTTTTATGCGGCGTTCATTTCGAACGAAATATTTACTGTTCGTTGGCAGGATGAAATTATAGGAGAGATTCCTGCGGACAATGTGTTACCTGCTGGACAATGTTTTATCTTAGGCGGTCGACGCTGGGTTGTTGAGGATATCGGGGAGCGAGAAAAGACCGTCTGGGTTAAGCCCACCAATAAAAGGGTGCCCCCTCTGTTTGTTGGCGAAGCGGGTGATATTGATGGCAAGGTGTTTTCTAAAATGAGAGAGCTCCTTCTTTCTGAGGAGTATCCCAGCTTCCTGGATCATAATGCCCGAGTTTTATTGGGGGCGGCGCGTTACGTTGGGCAAAATAGTGGGGCTGCGACAACTGGTCTCGTTGTTGGGGCGACATTCATTAGTTGGTTTCCTTGGGTGGGGTCCAAGACTTTTAGAACTCTCCGTTTGATGCTTAGCTATATGAAGATTAAGCATGAATTCGATTCCCTGTCACTGACGTTCATGAACATCGATTTAGCTGAGTTCCGTCGAATTCTGGCAGCCTTAAAGGCTTTTCGTTTTGATCCGGTAGAGCTTGCTTCAGCAATGCCCGTAAAGACATTCGATAAGTACGATGCACTGTTGCCGGAAGAGCTACTTGACCAAGTAAACGCTGTCGACCGTGTGGATGTTGCAGATGCGATGGA
- a CDS encoding ATP-binding protein, with product MEKSQAPKIKPRERDAVLQSLQAGLVPKLGLHLIQVGRKLEVSALLQDIDRINGGGAAFRFVIGRFGSGKSFFLTLSRNLALQKRLVVLSADISMERRLQASGGQARGLYSELMRNLSTRARPEGGALRSICEGWISNIHHEVMSAGGSEDEVVERIRNDLNDLSDYVGGYAFSHVLAKYYEGHIAGDDALQNAALRWLRGEYSTKTEARQDLGVREIIEDENIYGMLKLIAAFTRKAGYGGILVSLDEMVVLSHRLPSSRSRHANYEALLTILNDCLQGGASGIGFLLAGTDEFLEDKRRGLFSYEALRSRLADNPFTSAGVQDLAGPVIRLPNLTAEDLYVLLVNINRVHGFGDSSKALLQGDAIEAVLRKANETLGAEYFKTPRDIIRSFVGLLNVLEQNPEQRWEELVGADFIRKPTVPMSVEEEVAQGGMSDDDQDSDLASFKL from the coding sequence ATGGAAAAATCACAAGCACCGAAGATCAAGCCGCGTGAGCGTGATGCTGTCCTACAATCTCTTCAAGCCGGGCTTGTGCCTAAGCTTGGATTACACTTGATCCAGGTCGGACGAAAGCTGGAGGTCTCTGCACTGCTCCAGGATATTGATAGGATCAACGGGGGCGGCGCTGCATTTCGTTTTGTGATCGGGAGGTTCGGCAGTGGTAAAAGCTTTTTCCTGACCCTGAGCAGGAATCTCGCGCTGCAAAAACGTCTAGTGGTTCTTTCTGCGGATATTTCGATGGAGAGGCGTTTGCAAGCGAGCGGTGGGCAGGCGAGAGGATTGTACTCCGAGCTTATGAGGAATCTCTCGACACGTGCTCGCCCAGAAGGTGGTGCACTTCGGTCTATCTGCGAAGGCTGGATCAGCAATATCCATCATGAGGTTATGTCTGCGGGGGGGAGCGAAGATGAGGTAGTCGAGCGTATTCGTAATGACCTGAATGACCTTTCCGATTATGTTGGCGGTTACGCCTTCTCTCATGTTTTGGCTAAATACTATGAAGGGCATATTGCTGGAGACGATGCTCTGCAAAACGCTGCCCTACGCTGGTTGCGCGGTGAATATTCGACAAAAACGGAGGCAAGACAGGATCTCGGAGTCCGTGAGATTATAGAGGACGAGAATATCTACGGGATGCTGAAGCTCATTGCTGCTTTTACCAGAAAGGCAGGATACGGAGGTATTCTGGTGAGCTTGGATGAGATGGTTGTCTTGTCTCACCGTTTACCCAGTTCACGCTCACGCCACGCCAATTATGAAGCATTGTTAACCATACTAAACGACTGCTTGCAAGGTGGTGCTAGCGGGATTGGTTTTCTGTTGGCAGGCACCGATGAATTTTTGGAAGACAAGAGGCGGGGGCTGTTTAGCTATGAAGCTTTGCGCTCTCGCCTTGCAGATAATCCGTTTACTTCTGCTGGTGTTCAGGATTTAGCAGGGCCTGTCATTCGTCTGCCCAATCTTACCGCTGAGGATTTATATGTGTTATTGGTCAACATAAATCGGGTACATGGATTTGGAGATAGCTCTAAGGCCTTGCTTCAAGGGGACGCCATCGAAGCAGTATTGCGTAAGGCCAATGAGACCTTAGGGGCTGAATACTTCAAGACACCGCGGGATATTATCAGGTCGTTCGTTGGGCTACTGAATGTTTTGGAGCAAAATCCCGAGCAGCGATGGGAAGAGCTAGTTGGAGCGGACTTTATTCGAAAGCCGACCGTTCCGATGTCGGTTGAAGAGGAGGTTGCTCAGGGAGGGATGTCGGATGACGATCAGGATTCTGACCTGGCTAGCTTTAAGCTTTAA